Proteins from one Penaeus vannamei isolate JL-2024 chromosome 8, ASM4276789v1, whole genome shotgun sequence genomic window:
- the wupA gene encoding troponin I isoform X23 — translation MADEEAKKKQEEIDRKKAEVRKRLEEQSAKKQKKGFMTPERKKKLRLLLRKKAAEELKKEQERKAAERRRIIDERCGKAKNLDGANEDALRAICKEYHDHIASIESGKYDLEMEIMRKDYEINELNIQVNDLRGKFIKPTLKKVSKYENKFAKLQKKAAEFNFRNQLKTVKKKEFELEDDKGATKPDWAAGGPGAAKKEGEEGAPAEGDAPAEEGAEGAPTEGAPAEAAPEEGAPAEEAPAEEGGAAEAAPAEGGDAPSAEEAPADAPAESPAEAPAEDAPSEAAPAEGEAAPAPPAEGEAAPVEEAAA, via the exons gaagcaaagaagaagcaggaggagatcGACCGCAAGAAGGCGGAGGTCCGCAAGCGCCTCGAGGAGCAGAGCgccaagaagcagaagaagggttTCATGACCCCTGAGCGTAAGAAGAAGCTCAGG TTGTTGCTCCGTAAGAAGGCCGCTGAGGAActgaagaaggaacaggagaggaaGGCCGCTGAGAGGCGCAGGATCATTGATGAGCGTTGTGGCAAGGCCAAGAACCTCGATGGTGCAAACGAAG ACGCCCTTCGCGCAATTTGTAAAGAATACCACGATCACATCGCCAGCATTGAGAGCGGCAAGTATGATCTTGAGATGGAAATCATGAGGAAGGACTATGAG ATCAACGAGCTGAACATTCAGGTCAACGATCTGCGTGGCAAGTT CATCAAACCTACCCTGAAGAAGGTGTCCAAGTACGAGAACAAATTCGCCAAGCTGCAGAAGAAGGCCGCTGAGTTCAACTTCAGGAATCAGCTGAAGACTGTCAAGAAGAAGGAGTTCGAGCTCGAGGATGACAAGGGTGCG ACAAAGCCTGACTGGGCGGCGGGCGGACCAGGAGCCGCTAAGAAG gaaggggaagagggcgctCCG GCGGAGGGTGATGCTCCTGCAGAGGAAG GTGCCGAGGGCGCTCCCACAGAGGGTGCTCCAGCAGAAGCCGCGCCTGAAGAAGGGGCCCCAGCCGAGGAAGCCCCGGCAGAGGAGGGCGGCGCCGCTGAGGCCGCTCCGGCTGAGGGGGGTGACGCCCCCTCCGCCGAAGAGGCACCAGCGGACGCCCCGGCCGAAAGCCCTGCCGAGGCTCCCGCGGAGGACGCCCCTTCTGAGGCCGCCCCTGCCGAGGGTGaggctgctcctgctcctcctgccgaAGGTGAAGCAGCACCGGTCGAGGAAG CCGCTGCGTAA
- the wupA gene encoding troponin I isoform X20, with product MADEKAKAAEEAKKKQEEIDRKKAEVRKRLEEQSAKKQKKGFMTPERKKKLRLLLRKKAAEELKKEQERKAAERRRIIDERCGKAKNLDGANEDALRAICKEYHDHIASIESGKYDLEMEIMRKDYEINELNIQVNDLRGKFIKPTLKKVSKYENKFAKLQKKAAEFNFRNQLKTVKKKEFELEDDKGATKPDWAAGGPGAAKKEGEEGAPAEGDAPAEEGAEGAPTEGAPAEAAPEEGAPAEEAPAEEGGAAEAAPAEGGDAPSAEEAPADAPAESPAEAPAEDAPSEAAPAEGEAAPAPPAEGEAAPVEEAAA from the exons AAAGCTAAGGCGGCCGAG gaagcaaagaagaagcaggaggagatcGACCGCAAGAAGGCGGAGGTCCGCAAGCGCCTCGAGGAGCAGAGCgccaagaagcagaagaagggttTCATGACCCCTGAGCGTAAGAAGAAGCTCAGG TTGTTGCTCCGTAAGAAGGCCGCTGAGGAActgaagaaggaacaggagaggaaGGCCGCTGAGAGGCGCAGGATCATTGATGAGCGTTGTGGCAAGGCCAAGAACCTCGATGGTGCAAACGAAG ACGCCCTTCGCGCAATTTGTAAAGAATACCACGATCACATCGCCAGCATTGAGAGCGGCAAGTATGATCTTGAGATGGAAATCATGAGGAAGGACTATGAG ATCAACGAGCTGAACATTCAGGTCAACGATCTGCGTGGCAAGTT CATCAAACCTACCCTGAAGAAGGTGTCCAAGTACGAGAACAAATTCGCCAAGCTGCAGAAGAAGGCCGCTGAGTTCAACTTCAGGAATCAGCTGAAGACTGTCAAGAAGAAGGAGTTCGAGCTCGAGGATGACAAGGGTGCG ACAAAGCCTGACTGGGCGGCGGGCGGACCAGGAGCCGCTAAGAAG gaaggggaagagggcgctCCG GCGGAGGGTGATGCTCCTGCAGAGGAAG GTGCCGAGGGCGCTCCCACAGAGGGTGCTCCAGCAGAAGCCGCGCCTGAAGAAGGGGCCCCAGCCGAGGAAGCCCCGGCAGAGGAGGGCGGCGCCGCTGAGGCCGCTCCGGCTGAGGGGGGTGACGCCCCCTCCGCCGAAGAGGCACCAGCGGACGCCCCGGCCGAAAGCCCTGCCGAGGCTCCCGCGGAGGACGCCCCTTCTGAGGCCGCCCCTGCCGAGGGTGaggctgctcctgctcctcctgccgaAGGTGAAGCAGCACCGGTCGAGGAAG CCGCTGCGTAA
- the wupA gene encoding troponin I isoform X24 gives MADEEAKKKQEEIDRKKAEVRKRLEEQSAKKQKKGFMTPERKKKLRLLLRKKAAEELKKEQERKAAERRRIIDERCGKAKNLDGANEAELESLCREFHKRIEGLEGDKWDLEHQIKMKDYQINELNIQVNDLRGKFIKPTLKKVSKYENKFAKLQKKAAEFNFRNQLKTVKKKEFELEDDKGATKPDWAAGGPGAAKKEGEEGAPAEGDAPAEEGAEGAPTEGAPAEAAPEEGAPAEEAPAEEGGAAEAAPAEGGDAPSAEEAPADAPAESPAEAPAEDAPSEAAPAEGEAAPAPPAEGEAAPVEEAAA, from the exons gaagcaaagaagaagcaggaggagatcGACCGCAAGAAGGCGGAGGTCCGCAAGCGCCTCGAGGAGCAGAGCgccaagaagcagaagaagggttTCATGACCCCTGAGCGTAAGAAGAAGCTCAGG TTGTTGCTCCGTAAGAAGGCCGCTGAGGAActgaagaaggaacaggagaggaaGGCCGCTGAGAGGCGCAGGATCATTGATGAGCGTTGTGGCAAGGCCAAGAACCTCGATGGTGCAAACGAAG CTGAGCTTGAATCACTGTGTAGGGAATTCCATAAACGCATAGAGGGCCTAGAGGGTGACAAATGGGATCTGGAGCACCAGATCAAAATGAAGGACTATCAG ATCAACGAGCTGAACATTCAGGTCAACGATCTGCGTGGCAAGTT CATCAAACCTACCCTGAAGAAGGTGTCCAAGTACGAGAACAAATTCGCCAAGCTGCAGAAGAAGGCCGCTGAGTTCAACTTCAGGAATCAGCTGAAGACTGTCAAGAAGAAGGAGTTCGAGCTCGAGGATGACAAGGGTGCG ACAAAGCCTGACTGGGCGGCGGGCGGACCAGGAGCCGCTAAGAAG gaaggggaagagggcgctCCG GCGGAGGGTGATGCTCCTGCAGAGGAAG GTGCCGAGGGCGCTCCCACAGAGGGTGCTCCAGCAGAAGCCGCGCCTGAAGAAGGGGCCCCAGCCGAGGAAGCCCCGGCAGAGGAGGGCGGCGCCGCTGAGGCCGCTCCGGCTGAGGGGGGTGACGCCCCCTCCGCCGAAGAGGCACCAGCGGACGCCCCGGCCGAAAGCCCTGCCGAGGCTCCCGCGGAGGACGCCCCTTCTGAGGCCGCCCCTGCCGAGGGTGaggctgctcctgctcctcctgccgaAGGTGAAGCAGCACCGGTCGAGGAAG CCGCTGCGTAA
- the wupA gene encoding troponin I isoform X31, with product MADEEAKKKQEEIDRKKAEVRKRLEEQSAKKQKKGFMTPERKKKLRLLLRKKAAEELKKEQERKAAERRRIIDERCGKAKNLDGANEDALRAICKEYHDHIASIESGKYDLEMEIMRKDYEINELNIQVNDLRGKFIKPTLKKVSKYENKFAKLQKKAAEFNFRNQLKTVKKKEFELEDDKGAEGEEGAPAEGDAPAEEGAEGAPTEGAPAEAAPEEGAPAEEAPAEEGGAAEAAPAEGGDAPSAEEAPADAPAESPAEAPAEDAPSEAAPAEGEAAPAPPAEGEAAPVEEAAA from the exons gaagcaaagaagaagcaggaggagatcGACCGCAAGAAGGCGGAGGTCCGCAAGCGCCTCGAGGAGCAGAGCgccaagaagcagaagaagggttTCATGACCCCTGAGCGTAAGAAGAAGCTCAGG TTGTTGCTCCGTAAGAAGGCCGCTGAGGAActgaagaaggaacaggagaggaaGGCCGCTGAGAGGCGCAGGATCATTGATGAGCGTTGTGGCAAGGCCAAGAACCTCGATGGTGCAAACGAAG ACGCCCTTCGCGCAATTTGTAAAGAATACCACGATCACATCGCCAGCATTGAGAGCGGCAAGTATGATCTTGAGATGGAAATCATGAGGAAGGACTATGAG ATCAACGAGCTGAACATTCAGGTCAACGATCTGCGTGGCAAGTT CATCAAACCTACCCTGAAGAAGGTGTCCAAGTACGAGAACAAATTCGCCAAGCTGCAGAAGAAGGCCGCTGAGTTCAACTTCAGGAATCAGCTGAAGACTGTCAAGAAGAAGGAGTTCGAGCTCGAGGATGACAAGGGTGCG gaaggggaagagggcgctCCG GCGGAGGGTGATGCTCCTGCAGAGGAAG GTGCCGAGGGCGCTCCCACAGAGGGTGCTCCAGCAGAAGCCGCGCCTGAAGAAGGGGCCCCAGCCGAGGAAGCCCCGGCAGAGGAGGGCGGCGCCGCTGAGGCCGCTCCGGCTGAGGGGGGTGACGCCCCCTCCGCCGAAGAGGCACCAGCGGACGCCCCGGCCGAAAGCCCTGCCGAGGCTCCCGCGGAGGACGCCCCTTCTGAGGCCGCCCCTGCCGAGGGTGaggctgctcctgctcctcctgccgaAGGTGAAGCAGCACCGGTCGAGGAAG CCGCTGCGTAA
- the wupA gene encoding troponin I isoform X3, translating to MSSDEEEYSTEEESSEEEEDPVAKAKAAEVLARQRALEEAKKKQEEIDRKKAEVRKRLEEQSAKKQKKGFMTPERKKKLRLLLRKKAAEELKKEQERKAAERRRIIDERCGKAKNLDGANEDALREICKEYHERLFLCESQKWDLEYEVRRRDYEINELNIQVNDLRGKFIKPTLKKVSKYENKFAKLQKKAAEFNFRNQLKTVKKKEFELEDDKGATKPDWAAGGPGAAKKEGEEGAPAEGDAPAEEGAEGAPTEGAPAEAAPEEGAPAEEAPAEEGGAAEAAPAEGGDAPSAEEAPADAPAESPAEAPAEDAPSEAAPAEGEAAPAPPAEGEAAPVEEAAA from the exons AAAGCTAAGGCGGCCGAGGTACTAGCTAGACAGCGCGCTTTGGAA gaagcaaagaagaagcaggaggagatcGACCGCAAGAAGGCGGAGGTCCGCAAGCGCCTCGAGGAGCAGAGCgccaagaagcagaagaagggttTCATGACCCCTGAGCGTAAGAAGAAGCTCAGG TTGTTGCTCCGTAAGAAGGCCGCTGAGGAActgaagaaggaacaggagaggaaGGCCGCTGAGAGGCGCAGGATCATTGATGAGCGTTGTGGCAAGGCCAAGAACCTCGATGGTGCAAACGAAG ACGCACTTAGGGAAATCTGCAAGGAATACCACGAGCGTTTGTTCCTTTGCGAGTCCCAGAAATGGGACCTTGAGTATGAGGTTCGCAGGAGAGATTATGAG ATCAACGAGCTGAACATTCAGGTCAACGATCTGCGTGGCAAGTT CATCAAACCTACCCTGAAGAAGGTGTCCAAGTACGAGAACAAATTCGCCAAGCTGCAGAAGAAGGCCGCTGAGTTCAACTTCAGGAATCAGCTGAAGACTGTCAAGAAGAAGGAGTTCGAGCTCGAGGATGACAAGGGTGCG ACAAAGCCTGACTGGGCGGCGGGCGGACCAGGAGCCGCTAAGAAG gaaggggaagagggcgctCCG GCGGAGGGTGATGCTCCTGCAGAGGAAG GTGCCGAGGGCGCTCCCACAGAGGGTGCTCCAGCAGAAGCCGCGCCTGAAGAAGGGGCCCCAGCCGAGGAAGCCCCGGCAGAGGAGGGCGGCGCCGCTGAGGCCGCTCCGGCTGAGGGGGGTGACGCCCCCTCCGCCGAAGAGGCACCAGCGGACGCCCCGGCCGAAAGCCCTGCCGAGGCTCCCGCGGAGGACGCCCCTTCTGAGGCCGCCCCTGCCGAGGGTGaggctgctcctgctcctcctgccgaAGGTGAAGCAGCACCGGTCGAGGAAG CCGCTGCGTAA
- the wupA gene encoding troponin I isoform X9, with product MSSDEEEYSTEEESSEEEEDPVAKAKAAEVLARQRALEEAKKKQEEIDRKKAEVRKRLEEQSAKKQKKGFMTPERKKKLRLLLRKKAAEELKKEQERKAAERRRIIDERCGKAKNLDGANEDALRAICKEYHDHIASIESGKYDLEMEIMRKDYEINELNIQVNDLRGKFIKPTLKKVSKYENKFAKLQKKAAEFNFRNQLKTVKKKEFELEDDKGAEGEEGAPAEGDAPAEEGAEGAPTEGAPAEAAPEEGAPAEEAPAEEGGAAEAAPAEGGDAPSAEEAPADAPAESPAEAPAEDAPSEAAPAEGEAAPAPPAEGEAAPVEEAAA from the exons AAAGCTAAGGCGGCCGAGGTACTAGCTAGACAGCGCGCTTTGGAA gaagcaaagaagaagcaggaggagatcGACCGCAAGAAGGCGGAGGTCCGCAAGCGCCTCGAGGAGCAGAGCgccaagaagcagaagaagggttTCATGACCCCTGAGCGTAAGAAGAAGCTCAGG TTGTTGCTCCGTAAGAAGGCCGCTGAGGAActgaagaaggaacaggagaggaaGGCCGCTGAGAGGCGCAGGATCATTGATGAGCGTTGTGGCAAGGCCAAGAACCTCGATGGTGCAAACGAAG ACGCCCTTCGCGCAATTTGTAAAGAATACCACGATCACATCGCCAGCATTGAGAGCGGCAAGTATGATCTTGAGATGGAAATCATGAGGAAGGACTATGAG ATCAACGAGCTGAACATTCAGGTCAACGATCTGCGTGGCAAGTT CATCAAACCTACCCTGAAGAAGGTGTCCAAGTACGAGAACAAATTCGCCAAGCTGCAGAAGAAGGCCGCTGAGTTCAACTTCAGGAATCAGCTGAAGACTGTCAAGAAGAAGGAGTTCGAGCTCGAGGATGACAAGGGTGCG gaaggggaagagggcgctCCG GCGGAGGGTGATGCTCCTGCAGAGGAAG GTGCCGAGGGCGCTCCCACAGAGGGTGCTCCAGCAGAAGCCGCGCCTGAAGAAGGGGCCCCAGCCGAGGAAGCCCCGGCAGAGGAGGGCGGCGCCGCTGAGGCCGCTCCGGCTGAGGGGGGTGACGCCCCCTCCGCCGAAGAGGCACCAGCGGACGCCCCGGCCGAAAGCCCTGCCGAGGCTCCCGCGGAGGACGCCCCTTCTGAGGCCGCCCCTGCCGAGGGTGaggctgctcctgctcctcctgccgaAGGTGAAGCAGCACCGGTCGAGGAAG CCGCTGCGTAA
- the wupA gene encoding troponin I isoform X6 gives MSSDEEEYSTEEESSEEEEDPVAKAKAAEVLARQRALEEAKKKQEEIDRKKAEVRKRLEEQSAKKQKKGFMTPERKKKLRLLLRKKAAEELKKEQERKAAERRRIIDERCGKAKNLDGANEDALRAICKEYHDHIASIESGKYDLEMEIMRKDYEINELNIQVNDLRGKFIKPTLKKVSKYENKFAKLQKKAAEFNFRNQLKTVKKKEFELEDDKGATKPDWAAGGPGAAKKAEGDAPAEEGAEGAPTEGAPAEAAPEEGAPAEEAPAEEGGAAEAAPAEGGDAPSAEEAPADAPAESPAEAPAEDAPSEAAPAEGEAAPAPPAEGEAAPVEEAAA, from the exons AAAGCTAAGGCGGCCGAGGTACTAGCTAGACAGCGCGCTTTGGAA gaagcaaagaagaagcaggaggagatcGACCGCAAGAAGGCGGAGGTCCGCAAGCGCCTCGAGGAGCAGAGCgccaagaagcagaagaagggttTCATGACCCCTGAGCGTAAGAAGAAGCTCAGG TTGTTGCTCCGTAAGAAGGCCGCTGAGGAActgaagaaggaacaggagaggaaGGCCGCTGAGAGGCGCAGGATCATTGATGAGCGTTGTGGCAAGGCCAAGAACCTCGATGGTGCAAACGAAG ACGCCCTTCGCGCAATTTGTAAAGAATACCACGATCACATCGCCAGCATTGAGAGCGGCAAGTATGATCTTGAGATGGAAATCATGAGGAAGGACTATGAG ATCAACGAGCTGAACATTCAGGTCAACGATCTGCGTGGCAAGTT CATCAAACCTACCCTGAAGAAGGTGTCCAAGTACGAGAACAAATTCGCCAAGCTGCAGAAGAAGGCCGCTGAGTTCAACTTCAGGAATCAGCTGAAGACTGTCAAGAAGAAGGAGTTCGAGCTCGAGGATGACAAGGGTGCG ACAAAGCCTGACTGGGCGGCGGGCGGACCAGGAGCCGCTAAGAAG GCGGAGGGTGATGCTCCTGCAGAGGAAG GTGCCGAGGGCGCTCCCACAGAGGGTGCTCCAGCAGAAGCCGCGCCTGAAGAAGGGGCCCCAGCCGAGGAAGCCCCGGCAGAGGAGGGCGGCGCCGCTGAGGCCGCTCCGGCTGAGGGGGGTGACGCCCCCTCCGCCGAAGAGGCACCAGCGGACGCCCCGGCCGAAAGCCCTGCCGAGGCTCCCGCGGAGGACGCCCCTTCTGAGGCCGCCCCTGCCGAGGGTGaggctgctcctgctcctcctgccgaAGGTGAAGCAGCACCGGTCGAGGAAG CCGCTGCGTAA
- the wupA gene encoding troponin I isoform X1, protein MSSDEEEYSTEEESSEEEEDPVAKAKAAEVLARQRALEEAKKKQEEIDRKKAEVRKRLEEQSAKKQKKGFMTPERKKKLRLLLRKKAAEELKKEQERKAAERRRIIDERCGKAKNLDGANEDALRAICKEYHDHIASIESGKYDLEMEIMRKDYEINELNIQVNDLRGKFIKPTLKKVSKYENKFAKLQKKAAEFNFRNQLKTVKKKEFELEDDKGATKPDWAAGGPGAAKKEGEEGAPAEGDAPAEEGAEGAPTEGAPAEAAPEEGAPAEEAPAEEGGAAEAAPAEGGDAPSAEEAPADAPAESPAEAPAEDAPSEAAPAEGEAAPAPPAEGEAAPVEEAAA, encoded by the exons AAAGCTAAGGCGGCCGAGGTACTAGCTAGACAGCGCGCTTTGGAA gaagcaaagaagaagcaggaggagatcGACCGCAAGAAGGCGGAGGTCCGCAAGCGCCTCGAGGAGCAGAGCgccaagaagcagaagaagggttTCATGACCCCTGAGCGTAAGAAGAAGCTCAGG TTGTTGCTCCGTAAGAAGGCCGCTGAGGAActgaagaaggaacaggagaggaaGGCCGCTGAGAGGCGCAGGATCATTGATGAGCGTTGTGGCAAGGCCAAGAACCTCGATGGTGCAAACGAAG ACGCCCTTCGCGCAATTTGTAAAGAATACCACGATCACATCGCCAGCATTGAGAGCGGCAAGTATGATCTTGAGATGGAAATCATGAGGAAGGACTATGAG ATCAACGAGCTGAACATTCAGGTCAACGATCTGCGTGGCAAGTT CATCAAACCTACCCTGAAGAAGGTGTCCAAGTACGAGAACAAATTCGCCAAGCTGCAGAAGAAGGCCGCTGAGTTCAACTTCAGGAATCAGCTGAAGACTGTCAAGAAGAAGGAGTTCGAGCTCGAGGATGACAAGGGTGCG ACAAAGCCTGACTGGGCGGCGGGCGGACCAGGAGCCGCTAAGAAG gaaggggaagagggcgctCCG GCGGAGGGTGATGCTCCTGCAGAGGAAG GTGCCGAGGGCGCTCCCACAGAGGGTGCTCCAGCAGAAGCCGCGCCTGAAGAAGGGGCCCCAGCCGAGGAAGCCCCGGCAGAGGAGGGCGGCGCCGCTGAGGCCGCTCCGGCTGAGGGGGGTGACGCCCCCTCCGCCGAAGAGGCACCAGCGGACGCCCCGGCCGAAAGCCCTGCCGAGGCTCCCGCGGAGGACGCCCCTTCTGAGGCCGCCCCTGCCGAGGGTGaggctgctcctgctcctcctgccgaAGGTGAAGCAGCACCGGTCGAGGAAG CCGCTGCGTAA
- the wupA gene encoding troponin I isoform X33 has product MADEEAKKKQEEIDRKKAEVRKRLEEQSAKKQKKGFMTPERKKKLRLLLRKKAAEELKKEQERKAAERRRIIDERCGKAKNLDGANEDALRAICKEYHDHIASIESGKYDLEMEIMRKDYEINELNIQVNDLRGKFIKPTLKKVSKYENKFAKLQKKAAEFNFRNQLKTVKKKEFELEDDKGAAEGDAPAEEGAEGAPTEGAPAEAAPEEGAPAEEAPAEEGGAAEAAPAEGGDAPSAEEAPADAPAESPAEAPAEDAPSEAAPAEGEAAPAPPAEGEAAPVEEAAA; this is encoded by the exons gaagcaaagaagaagcaggaggagatcGACCGCAAGAAGGCGGAGGTCCGCAAGCGCCTCGAGGAGCAGAGCgccaagaagcagaagaagggttTCATGACCCCTGAGCGTAAGAAGAAGCTCAGG TTGTTGCTCCGTAAGAAGGCCGCTGAGGAActgaagaaggaacaggagaggaaGGCCGCTGAGAGGCGCAGGATCATTGATGAGCGTTGTGGCAAGGCCAAGAACCTCGATGGTGCAAACGAAG ACGCCCTTCGCGCAATTTGTAAAGAATACCACGATCACATCGCCAGCATTGAGAGCGGCAAGTATGATCTTGAGATGGAAATCATGAGGAAGGACTATGAG ATCAACGAGCTGAACATTCAGGTCAACGATCTGCGTGGCAAGTT CATCAAACCTACCCTGAAGAAGGTGTCCAAGTACGAGAACAAATTCGCCAAGCTGCAGAAGAAGGCCGCTGAGTTCAACTTCAGGAATCAGCTGAAGACTGTCAAGAAGAAGGAGTTCGAGCTCGAGGATGACAAGGGTGCG GCGGAGGGTGATGCTCCTGCAGAGGAAG GTGCCGAGGGCGCTCCCACAGAGGGTGCTCCAGCAGAAGCCGCGCCTGAAGAAGGGGCCCCAGCCGAGGAAGCCCCGGCAGAGGAGGGCGGCGCCGCTGAGGCCGCTCCGGCTGAGGGGGGTGACGCCCCCTCCGCCGAAGAGGCACCAGCGGACGCCCCGGCCGAAAGCCCTGCCGAGGCTCCCGCGGAGGACGCCCCTTCTGAGGCCGCCCCTGCCGAGGGTGaggctgctcctgctcctcctgccgaAGGTGAAGCAGCACCGGTCGAGGAAG CCGCTGCGTAA
- the wupA gene encoding troponin I isoform X28: MADEEAKKKQEEIDRKKAEVRKRLEEQSAKKQKKGFMTPERKKKLRLLLRKKAAEELKKEQERKAAERRRIIDERCGKAKNLDGANEDALRAICKEYHDHIASIESGKYDLEMEIMRKDYEINELNIQVNDLRGKFIKPTLKKVSKYENKFAKLQKKAAEFNFRNQLKTVKKKEFELEDDKGATKPDWAAGGPGAAKKAEGDAPAEEGAEGAPTEGAPAEAAPEEGAPAEEAPAEEGGAAEAAPAEGGDAPSAEEAPADAPAESPAEAPAEDAPSEAAPAEGEAAPAPPAEGEAAPVEEAAA; encoded by the exons gaagcaaagaagaagcaggaggagatcGACCGCAAGAAGGCGGAGGTCCGCAAGCGCCTCGAGGAGCAGAGCgccaagaagcagaagaagggttTCATGACCCCTGAGCGTAAGAAGAAGCTCAGG TTGTTGCTCCGTAAGAAGGCCGCTGAGGAActgaagaaggaacaggagaggaaGGCCGCTGAGAGGCGCAGGATCATTGATGAGCGTTGTGGCAAGGCCAAGAACCTCGATGGTGCAAACGAAG ACGCCCTTCGCGCAATTTGTAAAGAATACCACGATCACATCGCCAGCATTGAGAGCGGCAAGTATGATCTTGAGATGGAAATCATGAGGAAGGACTATGAG ATCAACGAGCTGAACATTCAGGTCAACGATCTGCGTGGCAAGTT CATCAAACCTACCCTGAAGAAGGTGTCCAAGTACGAGAACAAATTCGCCAAGCTGCAGAAGAAGGCCGCTGAGTTCAACTTCAGGAATCAGCTGAAGACTGTCAAGAAGAAGGAGTTCGAGCTCGAGGATGACAAGGGTGCG ACAAAGCCTGACTGGGCGGCGGGCGGACCAGGAGCCGCTAAGAAG GCGGAGGGTGATGCTCCTGCAGAGGAAG GTGCCGAGGGCGCTCCCACAGAGGGTGCTCCAGCAGAAGCCGCGCCTGAAGAAGGGGCCCCAGCCGAGGAAGCCCCGGCAGAGGAGGGCGGCGCCGCTGAGGCCGCTCCGGCTGAGGGGGGTGACGCCCCCTCCGCCGAAGAGGCACCAGCGGACGCCCCGGCCGAAAGCCCTGCCGAGGCTCCCGCGGAGGACGCCCCTTCTGAGGCCGCCCCTGCCGAGGGTGaggctgctcctgctcctcctgccgaAGGTGAAGCAGCACCGGTCGAGGAAG CCGCTGCGTAA
- the wupA gene encoding troponin I isoform X21, producing MADEKAKAAEEAKKKQEEIDRKKAEVRKRLEEQSAKKQKKGFMTPERKKKLRLLLRKKAAEELKKEQERKAAERRRIIDERCGKAKNLDGANEDALREICKEYHERLFLCESQKWDLEYEVRRRDYEINELNIQVNDLRGKFIKPTLKKVSKYENKFAKLQKKAAEFNFRNQLKTVKKKEFELEDDKGATKPDWAAGGPGAAKKEGEEGAPAEGDAPAEEGAEGAPTEGAPAEAAPEEGAPAEEAPAEEGGAAEAAPAEGGDAPSAEEAPADAPAESPAEAPAEDAPSEAAPAEGEAAPAPPAEGEAAPVEEAAA from the exons AAAGCTAAGGCGGCCGAG gaagcaaagaagaagcaggaggagatcGACCGCAAGAAGGCGGAGGTCCGCAAGCGCCTCGAGGAGCAGAGCgccaagaagcagaagaagggttTCATGACCCCTGAGCGTAAGAAGAAGCTCAGG TTGTTGCTCCGTAAGAAGGCCGCTGAGGAActgaagaaggaacaggagaggaaGGCCGCTGAGAGGCGCAGGATCATTGATGAGCGTTGTGGCAAGGCCAAGAACCTCGATGGTGCAAACGAAG ACGCACTTAGGGAAATCTGCAAGGAATACCACGAGCGTTTGTTCCTTTGCGAGTCCCAGAAATGGGACCTTGAGTATGAGGTTCGCAGGAGAGATTATGAG ATCAACGAGCTGAACATTCAGGTCAACGATCTGCGTGGCAAGTT CATCAAACCTACCCTGAAGAAGGTGTCCAAGTACGAGAACAAATTCGCCAAGCTGCAGAAGAAGGCCGCTGAGTTCAACTTCAGGAATCAGCTGAAGACTGTCAAGAAGAAGGAGTTCGAGCTCGAGGATGACAAGGGTGCG ACAAAGCCTGACTGGGCGGCGGGCGGACCAGGAGCCGCTAAGAAG gaaggggaagagggcgctCCG GCGGAGGGTGATGCTCCTGCAGAGGAAG GTGCCGAGGGCGCTCCCACAGAGGGTGCTCCAGCAGAAGCCGCGCCTGAAGAAGGGGCCCCAGCCGAGGAAGCCCCGGCAGAGGAGGGCGGCGCCGCTGAGGCCGCTCCGGCTGAGGGGGGTGACGCCCCCTCCGCCGAAGAGGCACCAGCGGACGCCCCGGCCGAAAGCCCTGCCGAGGCTCCCGCGGAGGACGCCCCTTCTGAGGCCGCCCCTGCCGAGGGTGaggctgctcctgctcctcctgccgaAGGTGAAGCAGCACCGGTCGAGGAAG CCGCTGCGTAA